One genomic window of Eptesicus fuscus isolate TK198812 chromosome 6, DD_ASM_mEF_20220401, whole genome shotgun sequence includes the following:
- the LOC129149274 gene encoding olfactory receptor 7A5-like, translating to MEPGNLTGVSEFLLLGFSEEPALQPLIFGLFLSMYLITVLGNLLIILAVSSDSHLHTPMYFFLFNLSLVDICFTSTTIPKMLWNIQTQSKVITYEGCITQMYFFMLFGGLDNFLLTVMAYDRFVAICHPLHYTVIMKPWLCGLLVLVSWITSALHSLLESLMVLRLTFCTDLEIPHFFCELNQMTQLACSNTFLNNMVMYFVAVLLGGGPLAGILYSYSKIVSSIRAIPSAQGKYKAFSTCASHLSAVSLFYGTSLGVYLSSDATHSSHSSAAVSVLYTVVTPMLNPFIYSLRNKDIKGALKRFSG from the coding sequence ATGGAACCAGGGAATCTTACAGGAGTGTCAGAATTTCTTCTCCTGGGATTTTCAGAGGAACCAGCACTGCAGCCCCTCATATTTGGGcttttcctctccatgtacctgatcactgtgttgggaaacctgctcatcatcctggccgtcagctcagactcccacctccacacacccatgtacttcttcctcttcaacctgtccttggtagacatctgtttcacctccaccaccatcccaaAGATGCTATGGAACATTCAGACACAGAGCAAAGTCATCACCTATGAAGGTTGTATCACCCAGATgtattttttcatgttatttggGGGACTAGACAACTTCCTCCTGActgtgatggcctatgaccggtTTGTGGCCATCTGTCACCCCCTGCACTACACAGTCATCATGAAACCctggctctgtggactgctgGTTCTGGTGTCCTGGATCACAAGTGCCCTGCATTCCTTGTTAGAAAGCTTAATGGTGTTACGACTAACCTTCTGTACAGACTTGGAAATCCCCCACTTTTTCTGTGAACTCAACCAAATGACCCAACTTGCCTGTTCCAACACCTTCCTTAATAACATGGTGATGTATTTTGTAGCTGTGCTACTGGGTGGTGGTCCCCTAGCTGGGATCCTTTACTCTTACTCTAAGATAGTGTCCTCCATACGTGCAATCCCATCAGCTCAGGGGAAGTATAAGGCATTTTCTACCTGTGCGTCTCACCTCTCAGCTGTCTCCTTATTTTATGGTACGAGCCTAGGAGTGTATCTCAGCTCTGATGCTACCCACAGCTCACACTCAAGTGCAGCAGTCTCAGTGCTGTACACTGTGGTcacacccatgctgaaccccttcatctacagtctCAGGAACAAGGACATAAAAGGGGCCCTGAAACGATTCTCTGGGTAG